One window of the Eschrichtius robustus isolate mEscRob2 chromosome X, mEscRob2.pri, whole genome shotgun sequence genome contains the following:
- the LOC137756255 gene encoding LOW QUALITY PROTEIN: melanoma-associated antigen B10-like (The sequence of the model RefSeq protein was modified relative to this genomic sequence to represent the inferred CDS: inserted 1 base in 1 codon; deleted 1 base in 1 codon), with translation MAIDKAQSGISSLKSIITPFHPLSSRSPSHLPSFPHSCLLSVIIPRGQKSKLRAREKRRQAQEQPSGLVEAQATVPEEEESPSSPSPHFKDVPQSSPATGTPSSLQVSGRVRSATTTAAAVSSXKFNEGADNQGEERPKASQAQDTTQHWPRGPIDKKVVMLVHYLLYKYHMKEPVTKADMLRNVIQRYKNQVYEILRKASEHLELVFGLDVKEVDLNRNTYVLVNKLELSYDAKPSDDREVPKTGVLMTVLGVIFTKGNCATEEQVWEVLNIMGLYAGRNNFICGEPKKLIAKDLVQERYLVYRQVPNSDPPRYEFLWGWRACAETSKMKVLEFVAKVNGTVPSAFPPHNEQALRDEGERARARAAARARTAALASVRSRAIASSSSHLNRV, from the exons ATGGCCATCGATAAAGCCCAAAGCGGTATCTCCTCACTAAAGAGTATTATAACACCATTTCATCCTCTTTCCTCCAGGTCACCGAGTCATCTACCTTCTTTCCCACACTCCTGCCTGCTGTCAGTCATCATACCTCGGGGTCAGAAGAGTAAGCTTCGTGCCCGTGAAAAACGCCGCCAGGCTCAAGAACAGCCCAGTGGTCTGGTGGAAGCTCAGGCCACTGTACCAGAGGAAGAAGAgtccccttcctccccatctcctcaTTTCAAAGATGTTCCCCAGAGCTCACCTGCCACTGGAACACCCAGCAGTCTCCAAGTGTCTGGGAGAGTCCGTTCCGCCACCACTACTGCTGCAGCTGTTTCAA ATAAGTTTAACGAAGGTGCCGACAATCAAGGGGAGGAAAGGCCAAAAGCCTCCCAGGCCCAGGATACCACTCAGCACTGGCCCAGAGGCCCTATTGACAAGAAGGTTGTTATGTTGGTGCACTACCTTCTGTACAAGTATCATATGAAAGAGCCCGTTACCAAGGCGGATATGCTGAGAAATGTAATACAGAGGTACAAGAATCAA GTCTATGAGATCCTCAGGAAAGCCTCTGAGCATTTGGAGCTGGTCTTTGGCCTTGACGTGAAGGAAGTGGATCTCAACAGGAATACTTATGTCCTCGTCAATAAACTGGAACTAAGCTATGATGCAAAGCCGAGTGATGACAGAGAGGTTCCCAAGACTGGTGTGCTGATGACTGTTCTGGGCGTGATCTTCACGAAGGGCAACTGCGCCACTGAGGAGCAAGTCTGGGAAGTGCTGAATATAATGGGGTTATATGCTGGGAGGAATAACTTCATCTGTGGGGAGCCCAAGAAGCTCATCGCCAAAGATTTAGTGCAGGAAAGGTACCTGGTGTATCGTCAGGTGCCCAACAGCGATCCTCCGCGCTATGAGTTCCTGTGGGGCTGGAGAGCCTGCGCTGAAACCAGCAAGATGAAAGTCCTGGAGTTTGTGGCCAAGGTCAATGGTACCGTCCCCAGTGCCTTCCCACCCCACAATGAACAGGCTTTGagagatgagggagagagagCCCGAGCCAGGGCTGCAGCCAGGGCTCGTACTGCTGCCCTGGCCAGCGTGCGCTCCAGGGCCATAGCCAGCAGCTCCTCCCACCTCAATAGAGTCTGA